The following proteins come from a genomic window of Nicotiana tomentosiformis chromosome 12, ASM39032v3, whole genome shotgun sequence:
- the LOC104096991 gene encoding uncharacterized protein isoform X6 produces MAVASDQATTICSHCDREIPSSNLDLHVAHCSRKLEKCKICGDMVPKKHAEEHFLSTHAAVTCSLCSERMEREVLTVHKGENCPQRIVTCQYCEFPLPAIDLFKHQEVCGNRTELCHLCSRYIRLHERDDHESRCNGGTNIVAESSRNISPAERDRGAPRRQPHEFSKKRLLFTIAITGVAVLFGSLIFQRKVENSQVP; encoded by the exons ATGGCTGTAGCTTCTGATCAAGCCACAACCATCTGCAGTCACTG TGACAGAGAAATTCCATCTTCCAATCTTGATTTGCATGTTGCTCATTGCTCCCGGAAACTTGAAAAATGTAAAATCTGTGGGGATATGGTTCCAAAAAAACATGCAGAAGAACATTTCTTGAGCACTCATGCTGCAGTAA CCTGTTCTTTGTGTAGCGAGAGAATGGAGCGTGAGGTGTTAACTGTTCACAAAGGTGAAAATTGCCCACAAAGGATTGTGACATGCCAGTATTGCGAGTTTCCTTTACCTGCAATTGATTTATTTAAGCATCAG GAAGTTTGTGGGAATAGAACAGAACTCTGTCATCTGTGTAGCAGATATATTAGGCTCCATGAAAGAGATGACCATGAGAGTAGATGCAATGGAGGCACAAATATCGTTGCGGAATCCTCCAG gaACATTAGTCCAGCTGAGAGAGATCGTGGTGCTCCTAGAAGGCAGCCACATGAATTTTCCAAGAAGCGGCTTCTATTTACAATTGCAATAACGGGCGTTGCTGTTTTGTTTGGCTCGCTCATCTTCCAGAGGAAAGTTGAAAACAGTCAAGTGCCCTAG
- the LOC104096991 gene encoding uncharacterized protein isoform X3 — protein sequence MNLTALYLNLSYTTYSLTAGCHSCTTSRTMLDVIFIHVSTLYICQLLILHIIFSYVLVYPSIANLNLYVSSDREIPSSNLDLHVAHCSRKLEKCKICGDMVPKKHAEEHFLSTHAAVTCSLCSERMEREVLTVHKGENCPQRIVTCQYCEFPLPAIDLFKHQEVCGNRTELCHLCSRYIRLHERDDHESRCNGGTNIVAESSRNISPAERDRGAPRRQPHEFSKKRLLFTIAITGVAVLFGSLIFQRKVENSQVP from the exons ATGAACCTTACAGCTCTATATTTAAATCTAAGCTATACGACATATAGTTTAACAGCGGGTTGCCATTCGTGCACGACCAGTCGTACCATGCTAGATGTCATCTTTATTCATGTTTCAACCTTGTATATTTGTCAGCTTCTTATTCTACATATTATCTTTTCCTATGTGCTTGTATATCCATCAATTGCTAATTTGAATCTATATGTTTCCAGTGACAGAGAAATTCCATCTTCCAATCTTGATTTGCATGTTGCTCATTGCTCCCGGAAACTTGAAAAATGTAAAATCTGTGGGGATATGGTTCCAAAAAAACATGCAGAAGAACATTTCTTGAGCACTCATGCTGCAGTAA CCTGTTCTTTGTGTAGCGAGAGAATGGAGCGTGAGGTGTTAACTGTTCACAAAGGTGAAAATTGCCCACAAAGGATTGTGACATGCCAGTATTGCGAGTTTCCTTTACCTGCAATTGATTTATTTAAGCATCAG GAAGTTTGTGGGAATAGAACAGAACTCTGTCATCTGTGTAGCAGATATATTAGGCTCCATGAAAGAGATGACCATGAGAGTAGATGCAATGGAGGCACAAATATCGTTGCGGAATCCTCCAG gaACATTAGTCCAGCTGAGAGAGATCGTGGTGCTCCTAGAAGGCAGCCACATGAATTTTCCAAGAAGCGGCTTCTATTTACAATTGCAATAACGGGCGTTGCTGTTTTGTTTGGCTCGCTCATCTTCCAGAGGAAAGTTGAAAACAGTCAAGTGCCCTAG
- the LOC104096991 gene encoding uncharacterized protein isoform X4, with amino-acid sequence MAVASDQATTICSHCDREIPSSNLDLHVAHCSRKLEKCKICGDMVPKKHAEEHFLSTHAAVFPPFLLLPVCSVLQEHSFPTSSCERMEREVLTVHKGENCPQRIVTCQYCEFPLPAIDLFKHQEVCGNRTELCHLCSRYIRLHERDDHESRCNGGTNIVAESSRNISPAERDRGAPRRQPHEFSKKRLLFTIAITGVAVLFGSLIFQRKVENSQVP; translated from the exons ATGGCTGTAGCTTCTGATCAAGCCACAACCATCTGCAGTCACTG TGACAGAGAAATTCCATCTTCCAATCTTGATTTGCATGTTGCTCATTGCTCCCGGAAACTTGAAAAATGTAAAATCTGTGGGGATATGGTTCCAAAAAAACATGCAGAAGAACATTTCTTGAGCACTCATGCTGCA GTCTTCCCACCTTTTCTGCTTCTACCAGTCTGTTCTGTTTTACAGGAACATTCTTTTCCCACTTCGTCATG CGAGAGAATGGAGCGTGAGGTGTTAACTGTTCACAAAGGTGAAAATTGCCCACAAAGGATTGTGACATGCCAGTATTGCGAGTTTCCTTTACCTGCAATTGATTTATTTAAGCATCAG GAAGTTTGTGGGAATAGAACAGAACTCTGTCATCTGTGTAGCAGATATATTAGGCTCCATGAAAGAGATGACCATGAGAGTAGATGCAATGGAGGCACAAATATCGTTGCGGAATCCTCCAG gaACATTAGTCCAGCTGAGAGAGATCGTGGTGCTCCTAGAAGGCAGCCACATGAATTTTCCAAGAAGCGGCTTCTATTTACAATTGCAATAACGGGCGTTGCTGTTTTGTTTGGCTCGCTCATCTTCCAGAGGAAAGTTGAAAACAGTCAAGTGCCCTAG
- the LOC104096991 gene encoding uncharacterized protein isoform X7 — protein sequence MVPKKHAEEHFLSTHAAVFPPFLLLPVCSVLQEHSFPTSSCERMEREVLTVHKGENCPQRIVTCQYCEFPLPAIDLFKHQEVCGNRTELCHLCSRYIRLHERDDHESRCNGGTNIVAESSRNISPAERDRGAPRRQPHEFSKKRLLFTIAITGVAVLFGSLIFQRKVENSQVP from the exons ATGGTTCCAAAAAAACATGCAGAAGAACATTTCTTGAGCACTCATGCTGCA GTCTTCCCACCTTTTCTGCTTCTACCAGTCTGTTCTGTTTTACAGGAACATTCTTTTCCCACTTCGTCATG CGAGAGAATGGAGCGTGAGGTGTTAACTGTTCACAAAGGTGAAAATTGCCCACAAAGGATTGTGACATGCCAGTATTGCGAGTTTCCTTTACCTGCAATTGATTTATTTAAGCATCAG GAAGTTTGTGGGAATAGAACAGAACTCTGTCATCTGTGTAGCAGATATATTAGGCTCCATGAAAGAGATGACCATGAGAGTAGATGCAATGGAGGCACAAATATCGTTGCGGAATCCTCCAG gaACATTAGTCCAGCTGAGAGAGATCGTGGTGCTCCTAGAAGGCAGCCACATGAATTTTCCAAGAAGCGGCTTCTATTTACAATTGCAATAACGGGCGTTGCTGTTTTGTTTGGCTCGCTCATCTTCCAGAGGAAAGTTGAAAACAGTCAAGTGCCCTAG
- the LOC104096991 gene encoding uncharacterized protein isoform X1 — protein sequence MNLTALYLNLSYTTYSLTAGCHSCTTSRTMLDVIFIHVSTLYICQLLILHIIFSYVLVYPSIANLNLYVSSDREIPSSNLDLHVAHCSRKLEKCKICGDMVPKKHAEEHFLSTHAAVFPPFLLLPVCSVLQEHSFPTSSCERMEREVLTVHKGENCPQRIVTCQYCEFPLPAIDLFKHQEVCGNRTELCHLCSRYIRLHERDDHESRCNGGTNIVAESSRNISPAERDRGAPRRQPHEFSKKRLLFTIAITGVAVLFGSLIFQRKVENSQVP from the exons ATGAACCTTACAGCTCTATATTTAAATCTAAGCTATACGACATATAGTTTAACAGCGGGTTGCCATTCGTGCACGACCAGTCGTACCATGCTAGATGTCATCTTTATTCATGTTTCAACCTTGTATATTTGTCAGCTTCTTATTCTACATATTATCTTTTCCTATGTGCTTGTATATCCATCAATTGCTAATTTGAATCTATATGTTTCCAGTGACAGAGAAATTCCATCTTCCAATCTTGATTTGCATGTTGCTCATTGCTCCCGGAAACTTGAAAAATGTAAAATCTGTGGGGATATGGTTCCAAAAAAACATGCAGAAGAACATTTCTTGAGCACTCATGCTGCA GTCTTCCCACCTTTTCTGCTTCTACCAGTCTGTTCTGTTTTACAGGAACATTCTTTTCCCACTTCGTCATG CGAGAGAATGGAGCGTGAGGTGTTAACTGTTCACAAAGGTGAAAATTGCCCACAAAGGATTGTGACATGCCAGTATTGCGAGTTTCCTTTACCTGCAATTGATTTATTTAAGCATCAG GAAGTTTGTGGGAATAGAACAGAACTCTGTCATCTGTGTAGCAGATATATTAGGCTCCATGAAAGAGATGACCATGAGAGTAGATGCAATGGAGGCACAAATATCGTTGCGGAATCCTCCAG gaACATTAGTCCAGCTGAGAGAGATCGTGGTGCTCCTAGAAGGCAGCCACATGAATTTTCCAAGAAGCGGCTTCTATTTACAATTGCAATAACGGGCGTTGCTGTTTTGTTTGGCTCGCTCATCTTCCAGAGGAAAGTTGAAAACAGTCAAGTGCCCTAG
- the LOC104096991 gene encoding uncharacterized protein isoform X2, translating to MNLTALYLNLSYTTYSLTAGCHSCTTSRTMLDVIFIHVSTLYICQLLILHIIFSYVLVYPSIANLNLYVSSDREIPSSNLDLHVAHCSRKLEKCKICGDMVPKKHAEEHFLSTHAAVACSLCSERMEREVLTVHKGENCPQRIVTCQYCEFPLPAIDLFKHQEVCGNRTELCHLCSRYIRLHERDDHESRCNGGTNIVAESSRNISPAERDRGAPRRQPHEFSKKRLLFTIAITGVAVLFGSLIFQRKVENSQVP from the exons ATGAACCTTACAGCTCTATATTTAAATCTAAGCTATACGACATATAGTTTAACAGCGGGTTGCCATTCGTGCACGACCAGTCGTACCATGCTAGATGTCATCTTTATTCATGTTTCAACCTTGTATATTTGTCAGCTTCTTATTCTACATATTATCTTTTCCTATGTGCTTGTATATCCATCAATTGCTAATTTGAATCTATATGTTTCCAGTGACAGAGAAATTCCATCTTCCAATCTTGATTTGCATGTTGCTCATTGCTCCCGGAAACTTGAAAAATGTAAAATCTGTGGGGATATGGTTCCAAAAAAACATGCAGAAGAACATTTCTTGAGCACTCATGCTGCA GTAGCCTGTTCTTTGTGTAGCGAGAGAATGGAGCGTGAGGTGTTAACTGTTCACAAAGGTGAAAATTGCCCACAAAGGATTGTGACATGCCAGTATTGCGAGTTTCCTTTACCTGCAATTGATTTATTTAAGCATCAG GAAGTTTGTGGGAATAGAACAGAACTCTGTCATCTGTGTAGCAGATATATTAGGCTCCATGAAAGAGATGACCATGAGAGTAGATGCAATGGAGGCACAAATATCGTTGCGGAATCCTCCAG gaACATTAGTCCAGCTGAGAGAGATCGTGGTGCTCCTAGAAGGCAGCCACATGAATTTTCCAAGAAGCGGCTTCTATTTACAATTGCAATAACGGGCGTTGCTGTTTTGTTTGGCTCGCTCATCTTCCAGAGGAAAGTTGAAAACAGTCAAGTGCCCTAG
- the LOC104096991 gene encoding uncharacterized protein isoform X5: MAVASDQATTICSHCDREIPSSNLDLHVAHCSRKLEKCKICGDMVPKKHAEEHFLSTHAAVACSLCSERMEREVLTVHKGENCPQRIVTCQYCEFPLPAIDLFKHQEVCGNRTELCHLCSRYIRLHERDDHESRCNGGTNIVAESSRNISPAERDRGAPRRQPHEFSKKRLLFTIAITGVAVLFGSLIFQRKVENSQVP, from the exons ATGGCTGTAGCTTCTGATCAAGCCACAACCATCTGCAGTCACTG TGACAGAGAAATTCCATCTTCCAATCTTGATTTGCATGTTGCTCATTGCTCCCGGAAACTTGAAAAATGTAAAATCTGTGGGGATATGGTTCCAAAAAAACATGCAGAAGAACATTTCTTGAGCACTCATGCTGCA GTAGCCTGTTCTTTGTGTAGCGAGAGAATGGAGCGTGAGGTGTTAACTGTTCACAAAGGTGAAAATTGCCCACAAAGGATTGTGACATGCCAGTATTGCGAGTTTCCTTTACCTGCAATTGATTTATTTAAGCATCAG GAAGTTTGTGGGAATAGAACAGAACTCTGTCATCTGTGTAGCAGATATATTAGGCTCCATGAAAGAGATGACCATGAGAGTAGATGCAATGGAGGCACAAATATCGTTGCGGAATCCTCCAG gaACATTAGTCCAGCTGAGAGAGATCGTGGTGCTCCTAGAAGGCAGCCACATGAATTTTCCAAGAAGCGGCTTCTATTTACAATTGCAATAACGGGCGTTGCTGTTTTGTTTGGCTCGCTCATCTTCCAGAGGAAAGTTGAAAACAGTCAAGTGCCCTAG